A portion of the Mycobacterium paraseoulense genome contains these proteins:
- a CDS encoding CaiB/BaiF CoA transferase family protein encodes MTTPAVATAKVVSLAGELAGGYCSRLLADAGAQVLRVEDPAGDPLRRWSHSGAVDSNGALFKFLAAGSSSAVVTDPAELTETLRAADVIVWSPHSDIARSLPPNALRAINPRAVVTAITNFGLTGPWVDRPATDLTLQAMSGGPGQRGAPERAPLIAGGRLSEWTAGMFAAVHTAAALFGGGAELLDVSILESLILTTTVHPVSWFTIAGRPMRPIRARNLPDVHPTKDGYVGFMVVTGQQWLDFCSLIDRSDWMDDPQLGIMANRFVRRHELMDAIDAWSAEHTTAEILELADLLRVPAANVGTGATIPQLAHLVERRAFETNASGDFVQPGVPWRIHGQPARPRGEAPELGAHGLPLWSGGELRPKRDKSFAGVRVADFTANWAGPIVGHLLAMLGAEVIHVEGGKRPDAIRSNTCKPMSDPDWPEFSGIFAGTNTGKRSVTVDMGTEDGRALAKRLIGTCDVVIENYSPHVMESWGLGWDEVHAINPRAVMVRMPAYGLDGPWRDRGGYAQTMEMTSGMAWSTGWPDSTPEIPNGPCDPIAGSHATLALILALEHALAAGEGVLVEAPMISAALSVAANVVIEHSAYGVDCVRSGNRSNSSAPQGIYPTSEVDRVGLGDRRWVGLSVTDDDGWRALCGLLDRPDWTDWSEAERRAHHDEIDAAIAAWTSILTVDAVVEAMMQRRIPVGEVILGHLVPELDQLEHRRFFEQVQHPKTGVNTHAGMPVRWSSIPGPVQVGPAPMLGEHDDEVWLGQVGVTEGDYRRLREAGVIGRSDIKALVW; translated from the coding sequence GTGACTACACCGGCAGTGGCCACGGCCAAGGTGGTGAGTCTCGCCGGAGAACTTGCCGGCGGGTACTGCAGCCGACTCCTGGCCGATGCGGGAGCGCAGGTGCTCCGGGTGGAGGATCCCGCGGGCGATCCACTGCGACGCTGGTCGCACTCGGGCGCCGTGGATTCCAATGGGGCATTGTTCAAGTTCCTGGCGGCGGGCTCGTCGTCGGCCGTCGTGACCGATCCCGCTGAGCTGACGGAAACCCTGCGAGCCGCTGACGTGATCGTGTGGTCACCGCACTCCGACATCGCGCGTAGCCTGCCGCCCAACGCGCTTCGCGCCATCAACCCGCGCGCTGTCGTCACCGCGATCACCAACTTCGGGCTGACCGGGCCGTGGGTGGATCGCCCGGCGACCGACCTCACGCTGCAGGCGATGTCCGGTGGCCCCGGACAGCGCGGTGCGCCTGAACGTGCCCCATTGATCGCCGGGGGCCGGCTTTCGGAATGGACGGCTGGAATGTTCGCCGCGGTGCATACCGCGGCGGCCCTGTTCGGCGGGGGAGCCGAACTTCTCGACGTGTCGATCCTGGAATCGCTGATCCTGACCACAACCGTGCACCCGGTGTCGTGGTTCACGATCGCCGGCCGGCCAATGCGCCCGATCCGTGCCCGTAACCTGCCCGATGTCCACCCCACCAAGGACGGCTACGTCGGCTTCATGGTGGTCACCGGCCAGCAATGGCTGGACTTCTGCTCGTTGATCGACCGAAGCGACTGGATGGACGACCCGCAACTCGGCATCATGGCGAATCGGTTCGTTCGCCGTCACGAGCTGATGGATGCCATCGACGCGTGGTCCGCCGAACACACCACCGCCGAGATCCTGGAACTCGCCGACTTGCTACGGGTCCCGGCGGCCAACGTCGGTACCGGCGCGACGATCCCGCAGCTGGCGCACCTGGTGGAGCGACGGGCCTTCGAGACCAACGCCTCGGGCGACTTTGTTCAGCCGGGCGTGCCGTGGCGGATACACGGGCAGCCGGCACGGCCGCGTGGCGAGGCTCCCGAGCTTGGCGCGCACGGGTTGCCTTTGTGGAGCGGGGGAGAGCTGCGGCCCAAGCGGGACAAGTCTTTTGCGGGAGTCCGCGTCGCTGACTTCACTGCCAACTGGGCGGGTCCCATCGTGGGACATCTGCTTGCGATGTTGGGCGCCGAGGTCATTCACGTCGAGGGCGGCAAGCGGCCGGATGCGATCAGAAGCAACACGTGCAAGCCGATGAGTGATCCTGACTGGCCGGAGTTTTCGGGCATTTTCGCGGGAACCAACACCGGCAAGCGATCGGTCACCGTCGACATGGGGACCGAGGATGGCCGTGCTCTGGCGAAGCGTCTTATCGGTACATGTGACGTCGTCATCGAGAATTACAGTCCGCATGTCATGGAATCCTGGGGCCTGGGCTGGGACGAGGTGCACGCGATCAACCCGCGGGCGGTCATGGTGCGGATGCCCGCGTACGGCCTGGACGGGCCGTGGCGCGACCGTGGCGGATACGCCCAGACCATGGAGATGACTTCCGGCATGGCGTGGTCCACCGGATGGCCCGATTCCACGCCGGAAATCCCTAATGGGCCGTGCGATCCCATCGCGGGAAGTCATGCCACTTTGGCGTTGATCCTCGCACTCGAGCACGCACTGGCTGCTGGTGAGGGCGTTCTGGTCGAGGCGCCCATGATCTCGGCGGCGCTCAGCGTCGCGGCCAACGTGGTCATCGAGCACAGTGCCTATGGCGTCGACTGCGTCCGGTCCGGCAACCGCTCGAATAGCTCTGCGCCGCAAGGTATCTACCCCACATCGGAGGTGGACCGCGTCGGGCTGGGGGATAGGCGCTGGGTAGGCCTGTCCGTTACCGATGACGACGGGTGGCGGGCACTGTGCGGGCTCCTCGATCGACCCGATTGGACAGATTGGAGTGAGGCCGAGCGCAGGGCGCATCACGACGAGATCGACGCCGCCATCGCGGCGTGGACGTCGATCCTCACGGTGGACGCCGTCGTCGAGGCGATGATGCAAAGGCGCATTCCGGTTGGCGAAGTGATACTAGGGCATCTGGTGCCCGAGCTCGACCAACTCGAGCACCGTAGGTTCTTCGAGCAGGTGCAGCATCCCAAGACCGGGGTAAATACTCACGCGGGCATGCCCGTGCGGTGGTCTTCCATTCCCGGTCCGGTTCAGGTGGGTCCCGCGCCGATGCTCGGCGAGCACGACGACGAGGTATGGCTGGGACAAGTCGGTGTGACCGAAGGGGACTACCGACGCTTGCGTGAGGCGGGCGTCATCGGACGCTCAGACATCAAAGCCCTTGTCTGGTAA
- a CDS encoding amidohydrolase family protein, with the protein MLKLFSVDDHIVEPADVWTKRLPRKFQEKGPHVIDADGRQFWVFEDQRSATMGLNAVAGKAPEDWGTDPVRFTDLIPGCYDAAARADDFRADGIVGSVLFPSLPGFGGRVFFEMKDKELADLCVRAYNDFVMDEWCAAAPDIFVPTIILQLWDPDLAAAELRRCAERGARAVSFPENPSYLKLPSLHTDHWDPVFHAFEETGVVCSMHLGSSGHIPIPTPDSHFSVAITAAPAVVGIETITDMLFGTLPRRFPNVQFVMTEGGIGYIPYVLERADFVWGKHRFWAPFGDIKPSEIFNRQFAVCAVNESFGLSEDSIDRIGIDNILWESDYPHSETAWPSSQTEVAKALGHLTPEQIDKITHRNAERIFNFPVTKEAKAAGIQHRLDNAEANGERPQAIKAYPVDATPNGDLPDVTRVVAGTAK; encoded by the coding sequence ATGCTCAAACTGTTCAGCGTCGACGACCACATCGTCGAGCCAGCCGATGTCTGGACCAAGCGGCTGCCGCGGAAGTTTCAGGAGAAGGGTCCGCACGTCATCGACGCCGACGGCCGCCAATTCTGGGTCTTCGAAGACCAGCGTTCCGCCACAATGGGTCTCAACGCCGTGGCAGGCAAGGCCCCGGAGGACTGGGGCACCGATCCGGTCCGCTTCACCGACCTGATTCCGGGCTGCTACGACGCTGCCGCGCGAGCCGACGACTTCCGTGCCGACGGCATCGTGGGCAGCGTGCTGTTCCCGTCACTCCCGGGCTTCGGCGGCCGAGTGTTCTTCGAAATGAAGGACAAGGAGCTGGCCGACCTATGCGTGCGGGCCTACAACGACTTCGTGATGGACGAATGGTGTGCTGCCGCCCCGGACATCTTCGTGCCAACCATCATCCTGCAACTGTGGGACCCAGACCTCGCCGCAGCGGAGTTGCGTCGGTGCGCAGAGCGCGGCGCTCGCGCGGTCTCTTTCCCCGAGAACCCGAGCTACCTGAAGCTGCCCTCACTACACACTGATCACTGGGATCCGGTCTTTCACGCCTTCGAGGAGACCGGTGTGGTCTGCTCGATGCATCTGGGCTCCAGCGGGCACATCCCCATTCCCACGCCGGACTCGCATTTCAGTGTGGCGATCACGGCCGCGCCCGCCGTGGTGGGCATCGAGACCATCACCGACATGCTGTTCGGCACCCTGCCCCGACGTTTTCCAAACGTGCAATTCGTCATGACCGAGGGCGGTATCGGCTACATACCCTACGTGCTCGAACGCGCCGACTTCGTCTGGGGCAAGCACCGGTTCTGGGCGCCGTTCGGGGATATCAAACCGTCGGAAATCTTCAATCGGCAGTTCGCTGTGTGCGCCGTCAACGAATCATTCGGGCTTAGTGAGGATTCCATCGATCGCATCGGCATAGACAACATTTTGTGGGAGTCAGACTACCCGCACTCGGAGACCGCCTGGCCATCCAGCCAGACCGAGGTCGCCAAGGCGCTGGGACACCTCACACCGGAGCAGATCGACAAGATCACCCACAGGAACGCCGAGCGGATCTTCAACTTCCCGGTGACCAAAGAAGCCAAGGCCGCTGGCATCCAGCATCGCCTCGATAATGCCGAAGCCAACGGCGAGCGCCCCCAAGCCATCAAGGCCTACCCCGTTGACGCCACCCCCAACGGCGACCTACCCGACGTCACCCGTGTCGTCGCAGGAACCGCGAAGTAG
- a CDS encoding LLM class flavin-dependent oxidoreductase has protein sequence MTSERKIGVYGMFFPPIEMCVEYARQCEAMGLDVITFTDQIQNNLPQSIWPEIPASAYLPRAHNFYDASLVMALAAQSTSTIELFFGAVDVVREVPSKLAQKFLTLDHISHGRGIYAVGASEAKNVVQYGHSRKGSAKKLEETLQILRLIFDSEGRPVHFDGEYYSMKGGVVDLAPYGNSPPKVLVATGGSPQTLRMVGRYADGLLTNLPGMCLGGPEQFAKDVALVREGAEQAGRDPDELRFAASVLVLMNDDPDEIDRLAGSAYLRWDTIVYGAVSGADWRRFGFEHPLGDEWSYARHMKPESYSAEYVREAISRVPMEASRDMGHMSGSAEKVASELNAYFDAGLNYACVIDHSTAADLSTGETAAANLTKLVSIVKEQNSVDAAAGPQLGYLGIGGEFK, from the coding sequence GTGACCAGTGAGCGCAAGATAGGCGTCTACGGAATGTTCTTCCCGCCGATCGAGATGTGTGTGGAATACGCGCGTCAGTGTGAAGCGATGGGATTAGACGTCATAACCTTCACGGACCAGATCCAGAACAACCTGCCGCAGTCCATCTGGCCGGAGATTCCTGCCTCCGCCTATCTGCCGCGGGCGCACAACTTTTACGACGCCAGCCTGGTAATGGCTCTTGCGGCCCAGTCAACTTCGACCATCGAGCTGTTCTTCGGTGCCGTCGATGTCGTTCGGGAAGTGCCGAGCAAGTTGGCACAGAAGTTCCTGACGCTCGACCACATCAGCCATGGCCGAGGCATCTACGCTGTCGGCGCAAGTGAGGCCAAGAACGTCGTTCAATACGGTCACAGTCGGAAGGGGTCAGCCAAGAAACTCGAAGAGACGCTGCAGATCCTGCGTCTGATCTTCGATAGCGAAGGTCGCCCAGTTCACTTCGACGGTGAGTATTACTCGATGAAGGGCGGCGTCGTCGATCTGGCACCCTACGGCAACTCTCCGCCAAAAGTGTTGGTAGCGACTGGCGGAAGTCCACAAACGCTGCGGATGGTTGGCCGCTATGCCGACGGGCTGTTGACGAACCTGCCCGGTATGTGCCTAGGCGGACCTGAGCAATTCGCAAAAGACGTCGCCCTGGTGCGGGAAGGTGCCGAACAAGCCGGCCGCGATCCTGATGAACTGCGCTTCGCCGCCAGCGTGCTCGTCCTGATGAACGACGATCCGGACGAGATCGATAGATTGGCGGGATCGGCATATTTGCGTTGGGACACCATCGTTTACGGCGCGGTGTCCGGCGCGGATTGGCGGCGCTTCGGTTTTGAGCATCCGCTCGGCGACGAGTGGTCCTATGCCCGTCACATGAAGCCTGAGTCGTACTCGGCGGAGTACGTCCGTGAGGCTATCTCGCGAGTTCCCATGGAGGCATCGCGCGACATGGGTCATATGAGTGGATCGGCGGAGAAGGTGGCTTCGGAGCTGAACGCCTACTTCGACGCGGGTCTCAATTACGCGTGCGTCATCGACCATTCGACGGCCGCCGACCTCAGCACAGGCGAGACGGCCGCCGCCAACCTCACGAAACTGGTATCCATTGTCAAGGAACAGAATTCGGTGGACGCGGCCGCCGGTCCTCAACTCGGCTATCTGGGGATCGGCGGTGAGTTCAAGTAG
- a CDS encoding TetR/AcrR family transcriptional regulator, translating into MLAFVSDRGLDQLSMRSLGEALGVSHMAVYHHFPGGRDELLQVTTDAVLSQIDLPEFSDDWIEWLVQTAERVFDVLSRYPGVGAHVFARHPVYLTSGVTEMIDTIMGTLLNAGLTEAEAVEVWTVGETWLVGQLWIAEATRDRPPSAPAEIRKLFPNNRAADGTRNLRRVARLLLEESAGKHLSSGLRDLLTGFSRRTGRTR; encoded by the coding sequence ATGTTGGCGTTCGTCTCTGATCGCGGACTCGACCAACTGTCCATGCGGTCGCTCGGCGAGGCCCTCGGCGTCTCCCACATGGCCGTCTACCACCACTTCCCCGGCGGCCGTGACGAGCTGCTACAAGTGACGACGGACGCGGTCCTCTCCCAGATCGACCTTCCGGAGTTCTCCGACGACTGGATCGAGTGGCTAGTCCAAACCGCGGAGCGCGTCTTCGACGTGCTGAGCAGATATCCCGGTGTGGGTGCGCATGTATTCGCGCGACATCCGGTGTATTTGACCAGCGGTGTCACGGAAATGATCGATACGATCATGGGAACGCTGCTGAACGCAGGCCTAACGGAAGCCGAAGCGGTCGAAGTGTGGACCGTCGGCGAAACGTGGCTGGTGGGTCAGCTGTGGATAGCCGAGGCGACTCGGGATCGCCCGCCGTCGGCTCCCGCCGAGATTCGAAAGCTCTTCCCGAACAACCGCGCCGCCGACGGCACCCGCAATTTGCGCCGTGTGGCACGGCTACTCCTTGAAGAGTCGGCTGGCAAGCACCTCTCGTCCGGGCTTCGAGACTTGCTGACAGGGTTCTCGCGGCGCACAGGCCGGACGCGGTGA
- a CDS encoding nuclear transport factor 2 family protein, with product MADPSLEDIQALLELTHRYAFALDGRRWDQLRDLFTDDVELDYGLGPEFIIRGVDTFIEASRAAVEAMDATQHMFTNHLFEVDGNSAKGRYYMQAQHMKLDAAGGVLHTLGGIYEDEFVRTGQGWKVRRRSFRAIWGRGNNSFNPGFRSDEPSA from the coding sequence ATGGCCGATCCATCACTCGAGGACATCCAAGCGCTTCTAGAGCTCACACATCGGTATGCCTTTGCCCTCGACGGCAGACGCTGGGACCAACTCCGCGACCTCTTCACCGATGACGTTGAGCTGGATTACGGCCTTGGTCCGGAATTCATCATCCGCGGAGTCGACACGTTCATCGAAGCGTCGCGGGCAGCTGTAGAGGCAATGGACGCAACACAACACATGTTCACCAACCACCTGTTCGAGGTTGACGGCAACAGCGCCAAGGGGAGGTATTACATGCAGGCCCAGCATATGAAACTCGATGCTGCGGGCGGCGTGCTGCACACTTTGGGCGGGATCTACGAAGATGAGTTCGTACGCACGGGGCAGGGGTGGAAAGTGCGTCGTCGCAGCTTTCGCGCCATTTGGGGCCGTGGCAACAACAGCTTCAATCCAGGGTTCCGCAGCGACGAACCTTCGGCCTGA
- a CDS encoding FAD-dependent oxidoreductase gives MDGTIGTATQLGLPEAVDVAVVGSGAAGLAAALSAAVAGRSVLIAESQPLIGGTTAISGGAAWVPNHGLSYRQLAASDSAEDARRYLLGEGRDAVLDHGLVEAFLDGAPKTARFIEAHTYLSWLPTIWPDYHSEIAGASNVRSLLPGLFPSDLLGTSASMVRSPAGTLRTNPMPAWMLDRLPGIWIAGHALVGALLEACLRQGVAVRTCAPAARLVEGDSGVSGLVISSDREFRSVAVRRGVILASGGFEGSDEFTDKYLDGSFGAQISPAGHDGIALTMAAEVNASLSATEAAWWMPAVHVPGDESDSQPTSRILLGERGLPHTIMVNRDGERFANEARPYADIGAIMRRVDPGTGVMPNAVAWMLFDDYYWRRYGFFDWPPGSEPPSFLVRAHSLDELARRCGIDADGLTRTVAAFNPLARQGRDPQFNRGGTTYERFFGDYHPRLGRLAPLSRFLSATAQVHRVAAAAAGPVVAPLAARVARRREPDRLRERAVPLLAKYLRAYLKSPASSVLGPIDSPPYYAVRVDASALATVGGPRTDAHARVLDEGGAVIPGLYAAGNAGGAATGGFYGGAGCTISLALTFGHLAGRHAASRSADGADRQPV, from the coding sequence ATGGACGGAACGATTGGTACCGCAACCCAGCTGGGTCTACCCGAGGCGGTCGACGTCGCGGTCGTGGGCTCCGGTGCAGCGGGGTTGGCCGCCGCTCTGTCGGCTGCTGTGGCGGGAAGGTCGGTGCTGATCGCCGAATCCCAGCCGCTGATCGGCGGCACCACCGCGATCTCGGGCGGCGCTGCGTGGGTGCCGAATCACGGTCTCTCCTACCGTCAACTCGCGGCTTCGGACAGCGCTGAGGACGCCCGCCGCTATCTGCTGGGTGAGGGGCGCGACGCCGTACTCGACCACGGCTTGGTCGAGGCATTCCTCGATGGGGCGCCGAAGACGGCGCGGTTCATCGAAGCGCATACCTATTTGAGTTGGCTGCCGACGATATGGCCTGACTACCACTCCGAGATCGCTGGCGCCTCCAACGTCAGATCGCTACTACCGGGACTCTTCCCGAGCGATCTGCTCGGGACGTCGGCGTCCATGGTGCGCTCGCCGGCGGGCACCCTTCGGACCAACCCCATGCCGGCGTGGATGCTAGATCGGCTTCCCGGCATCTGGATCGCCGGCCACGCCCTGGTAGGCGCCTTGCTGGAGGCATGCCTGCGGCAGGGGGTGGCGGTCCGGACATGCGCGCCCGCCGCTCGACTCGTCGAAGGCGATTCGGGCGTATCGGGTCTGGTCATCTCGTCTGACCGGGAATTCCGTTCCGTCGCAGTGCGCCGAGGCGTAATACTCGCCAGCGGTGGATTCGAGGGATCGGACGAGTTCACCGACAAATATCTCGACGGCAGCTTCGGCGCACAGATAAGCCCCGCTGGCCACGACGGCATCGCCCTGACGATGGCCGCAGAGGTCAACGCCAGCTTGTCCGCGACCGAGGCCGCGTGGTGGATGCCCGCCGTGCACGTTCCGGGCGACGAGTCGGACTCCCAGCCCACCAGTCGAATCTTGCTCGGCGAACGCGGACTGCCCCACACGATCATGGTGAACCGCGACGGCGAGCGGTTCGCGAACGAGGCGCGCCCCTACGCCGACATCGGCGCAATCATGCGTCGTGTCGATCCCGGCACAGGGGTGATGCCGAACGCAGTGGCGTGGATGCTCTTCGACGACTACTACTGGCGGCGTTACGGATTCTTCGATTGGCCACCCGGCTCGGAACCTCCTTCGTTCCTTGTCCGAGCGCACAGTCTCGACGAGTTGGCGCGCCGTTGTGGAATCGATGCCGACGGTCTCACACGCACTGTCGCAGCCTTCAACCCACTGGCCAGGCAAGGCCGCGATCCGCAGTTCAACCGTGGCGGAACTACCTACGAACGCTTCTTCGGTGACTACCATCCCCGGCTCGGACGGCTGGCGCCCCTTAGTCGGTTCCTATCGGCCACGGCACAGGTACACCGCGTCGCCGCAGCCGCGGCCGGCCCGGTCGTCGCACCGCTGGCAGCGCGCGTCGCCCGCCGCCGCGAACCCGACCGACTGCGAGAGCGAGCTGTCCCGCTACTCGCAAAGTATCTACGCGCCTACCTGAAGAGTCCTGCGAGCAGCGTCCTCGGCCCGATCGATTCGCCGCCTTACTACGCAGTCCGCGTCGACGCCAGCGCGCTCGCAACTGTCGGGGGTCCGCGCACCGACGCCCACGCACGCGTCCTCGACGAGGGCGGAGCGGTGATCCCTGGGCTTTATGCGGCCGGCAATGCAGGCGGTGCGGCGACCGGTGGGTTCTACGGCGGAGCGGGATGCACAATCTCGCTCGCGCTCACCTTTGGTCATCTGGCTGGACGCCACGCCGCATCCCGATCAGCGGATGGTGCTGACCGTCAACCGGTCTGA
- a CDS encoding SDR family NAD(P)-dependent oxidoreductase, with translation MSDSFRVDGRTALVTGAAQGIGTEIARVLHAAGARVAVADIQVEAGRALAGALGERAMFVELDVTDPDSWAAAVSSVRHTLGSIDVLVNNAGTSGPFADVADISVEDYLKVIAVDQHGAFFGMRAVIPQMLQAGGGSIVNISSVCGLSHAPFTPNAAYTTAKFAVRGMTKAAAVQYGPRGIRVNSVHPGGVLTDMLAQVLPEDARSVISAGVPMNRMADPAEVARMVLFLASEASSYTTGSELVVDGGLTAV, from the coding sequence ATGAGTGATTCATTCCGGGTCGACGGCAGGACGGCACTCGTCACAGGCGCCGCCCAGGGCATCGGCACCGAGATCGCGCGGGTTCTCCATGCGGCCGGTGCCCGGGTCGCAGTCGCCGACATCCAGGTAGAGGCCGGGCGCGCACTCGCGGGAGCTTTGGGCGAGCGCGCGATGTTTGTCGAGTTGGACGTCACGGATCCGGACAGCTGGGCTGCCGCGGTCTCGTCCGTCCGCCATACGCTGGGCTCGATCGATGTTCTGGTGAACAACGCGGGCACGTCGGGCCCATTCGCCGATGTCGCCGACATCAGCGTCGAGGACTACCTGAAGGTGATTGCCGTCGACCAGCACGGAGCGTTCTTCGGGATGCGGGCGGTGATCCCGCAGATGCTCCAAGCGGGCGGCGGATCGATCGTGAACATCTCGTCGGTGTGTGGCCTGTCCCATGCTCCTTTCACACCTAACGCGGCCTACACCACTGCCAAGTTCGCAGTCCGCGGTATGACCAAGGCGGCCGCGGTGCAATACGGCCCTAGAGGGATCAGGGTGAATTCCGTGCACCCGGGTGGGGTCTTGACCGACATGCTCGCGCAGGTGCTCCCTGAAGACGCTCGTAGCGTCATATCGGCGGGCGTTCCGATGAACCGGATGGCCGATCCCGCCGAGGTGGCAAGGATGGTGTTGTTCCTCGCCTCCGAGGCGTCGTCGTATACGACCGGTTCCGAGCTGGTCGTCGACGGTGGCCTGACGGCGGTCTGA
- a CDS encoding SDR family NAD(P)-dependent oxidoreductase produces the protein MTGAGLGLGAALARTISAKAPGGLVIADIDEEAAHLTAAKYDSYGIAADMGSESGVRAVVDAAVDRFGRVDMWIANAGTGITCDPFTDDATFSLMWNLHAMSQVWAARALLPGWLKRGSGHFVAVVSSNALTTNPVSMGYAMTKHAQLAAVEWLAMTYGAAGVTTTAFCPKGMRTPLLEQHAQTNAYARAALADAITPEQAASILVAAIEEGRSIAHTHPAVLDDARLRLDDHAAYLRTLEQLHALVPEIGVPR, from the coding sequence GTGACCGGAGCCGGTCTTGGCCTGGGCGCCGCGTTGGCGCGCACGATCAGCGCGAAAGCGCCGGGTGGTCTCGTGATCGCCGACATCGACGAGGAGGCAGCCCACCTGACTGCCGCTAAGTACGACAGCTACGGGATTGCTGCGGACATGGGTAGCGAGTCCGGTGTCCGGGCCGTAGTCGACGCCGCAGTCGACCGTTTCGGCAGAGTCGACATGTGGATTGCCAACGCCGGCACTGGGATAACGTGTGACCCGTTCACGGACGACGCCACCTTCTCCCTCATGTGGAACCTGCATGCGATGTCGCAAGTGTGGGCGGCCAGGGCATTACTGCCCGGCTGGCTGAAGCGCGGCAGCGGACATTTCGTCGCCGTCGTGTCCTCGAACGCGCTGACCACCAACCCGGTCTCCATGGGCTATGCGATGACGAAGCACGCTCAACTCGCGGCCGTGGAATGGCTGGCCATGACCTACGGCGCGGCCGGCGTCACCACTACTGCGTTCTGCCCCAAGGGAATGCGGACGCCACTACTGGAGCAGCACGCGCAGACGAATGCCTATGCCCGCGCGGCGCTCGCGGACGCGATCACACCCGAACAGGCCGCATCGATCCTCGTCGCAGCAATCGAGGAGGGTCGCAGCATCGCTCACACTCACCCGGCGGTACTGGACGACGCCCGACTGAGGCTGGACGACCATGCCGCGTACCTGCGCACGCTCGAGCAGTTGCACGCGCTGGTTCCTGAGATCGGCGTTCCGCGTTGA